The DNA region tgagtgcttttgaatttaatatgttatattttttgggtttgagtatgcaaatgggtccaataggtacttgtcatttaagaatataatactaataataataataataataataataataataataataacaataacaataacaataataaataaataaataaataacaacaacaacaatgggcattttcgactttatattacttattccctctcaattcccatgtataccaaacattggaattgaaattcccagtaattttattcccgcataccaaacactagaatttaaactcccactttattcccgcattattcttttcccatagaattacaattcttttcccaccaaattccctccctccaaccaaacgccctataAAGGCAGGATAGCTCTATAAGagtttgtgtattttagattttagtattagaattgtgaacttctaaaatattgtttttaagtTTTAGAAATTTGTGAATACAATGCAGGGTCATcacaaattatgaatttttaaaagataaattgtgaacatttaatatgtaaattgtgtatctttggacccgggtccacagaataatttgcccttaATAAGAGCACATGTAGAAAATAGAATTCTTTGAAAATTTCTAAaagaataaggttcaaataggtcatcgaactgcACACGATAATGCAAGTAGGTCACCCAAACCTAAAAACCTAAAATTGAATCCCTAAACTAACCCATTTCATGCAATTCCTCAAATTTGTAGATTTCTAACAGGTAATcctaaacttaaaatatttttttttaatttaaataattatttaaaaaaaaaaccgtcTCAGGCAATGGAGATGAAGATTCCACGAAGAAGGTATCTTCATCTCCATGGCCGGAGACGGCTTCTTTATCTCCGGTGGagacttttttgttttaattttatttaaataattatttaaatttaaaaaaatatatttttaaaatttagaattaCCTGTTAGAAATCTACAAATTAGaaaaattgcatgaatttgttagtttaaaagttcaattgtaaattttttagattCAATAACCTAATTGTATTCTCGTGTGCAATTGGATGACATATACCCTTGTTCCAATTCTAGACTAAACAAAAATCTTATTTGGGCCTTCGTCTCGTTGGCCCAAAAGAGCCCATAATACAGCGCCGTTATACATTGGTGCTGCTTAAATCCCTTTCTCCGACGGCCGACCGATCAGACTAGCCAGACGGCGGCTCCACTTCTCTCTTTCCACACGTGGTAGCGGGACTAAGACCTTCCtctctatttatatatatacatctgttttctgaagaaagaaagaatgggACGTGAAATGGCAATCTCATTGGACGGAGTTAGGGACAAGAACTTGATGCAGCTGAAGAAACTCAACACCGCTCTCTTCCCTGTCCGCTACAACGATAAGTACTACGCAGATGCTCTTTCTTCTGGCGAATTTACCAAGCTAGGTCTGCCACTCCCCTTCTCCTTTCGCTTATTTTTCCCTTTTAATCAACCGACCCTTTCTCCTTTTTGATATTGAGCTAGAGGCAAGAAGATGATGCAtctgtgtttttatttattttttactaaatcCTGTCGCTGGGTTTTGCTCATAGTTCAATCTTCTCAAGTctgtataaataatatatacttttttaaaaattgtttatggtcaatattgttttgattttgttcTTTTATGGCTTTGGAAAATTCTATTTCTGGGTTTTGTTCATCTTCCGATGGATATGAATGGTTATTATTGATTAGTTCAGTAGAAAAAAGTGTGGCTCTTAGCTAATAATGACAGTAGTCTAGCTACAATGCGAGTGTATTTTATCAACTATTGGTTATAGTTTTCTGTTTATACCCAGCCTTATGGATCTCTTGCCTCATTATTGCTATAAGAATTCAGTAATGTAAGGGAGTAGAGATTGCAGAAAATAGTATATCAAATTCATGGAAGATGGAAatctttcattttgttttttgtttgaagCTTTGGTTGCAGGAAAATGACATGGTTAACTGCCCTTGAATTAAAAGGAATAAAAACCCATTAGAACTTGCATTAAGAGAGATAACTGCACTTAATACTTCGGAGCTGGTTTTGTAAACCAAGTAGTTTGTTTGGAATCAGTAAAGGACCTGTGGTTGATTGGTACTGCAATTAATCAGTTAATTATTTGGTAATAGTCTGGTATTGTGACATTATTTCCACCTAACCAAATAGGAAAGGGAGGTGATGTGATAGTAATGTGATTGCTAACTTCCACTTAGGAATTGTGACATTACCTTTCAAGTATTCAAAGATTGCCTTTTGAATTAGGGGTGTTTTCAACTTTTTCCCTTTGAGAAATAGttatataaacacacacattatgtttaaatttatgtttatttatttatatgtatatttatatacatatattgacGGCATTAAAGTAAAATACACATTCTGATAGAAATTGTTACCATCAACTAAACACGTTAATATTGCATTCCTGCAATCTTAACGAAACACAGAATTGAACATATTCCCAGTAATGTGCATAAAGTAATGATGTTTAATGTTTTAGAGGATAATCTAACATTCCTTGAACCAAATGCCTTCTTTTTGTAGAACAAAGATGTtgattgaagaaaataaaagaaaagaaaaatctcTGTTAATCCTCTATCTCTAAGTTTGTAgtcatatatacataaaaattcTTTTCATAGAAATGCGATCTGCCACAGCTCTCCTCATTTGATTGGATTTTAGACTGCTCTGTTAAGATGAGCTTAAACAGAGTTAAGATGTGTACAAGATAAGTAACTAAGAAGAGAGTGCTAAGTTCCAGAAAACGAAAAGAGACCACATTAGATTAATTTTACTTCGTATTTGAAGTGTGACATAAGACAAATTGAGAAAATCAATTCAGATAGTTTGGATGTGTTTActgtatacatatattttaaccaattaagaaaGGAACAGGAAGACCAAAACTTACTTGTTACTAAGCTATTAAGAAAGATACACTACTATGAATGAAGGGAGATGTAAAATTCTTCTAATCAACCTCAACTAAATTAGAATTATGGTTTAGTTTAGATTTTTTGAGGGTATGTGCAAGAATGTAAGCGGTTGCAATGGCCTCATGGACTGTTGGACTTGAGATATGTGTTGAGACAGTCAATTTGTACAATGTATCAAATCTGGTCATTTTAATGTCTTTTTATGCTTTTTAGGTTGTGTTTAGTAAGTAATTGTATTAAAGGTTGCTTCATCCTTGGTgctttttcaagaaaataatcttACAATGATCACCTGAGAGTCTGAGACTTCGTACATGAAAATAAGTGCAGTTCTATACATGTAATTAATTGATTATCCAGTAACCAGGGGTAaagtctaaaatttaaaatcttcTGTTATCCCCACCTTCCACTTTCCCCAACAACATGCTGATGGATCTGCCTATGGTGTGGGATTTTTCACCATAACAGAGTAAAGAAGTTTCTATGACTTGCATCTTGTTTATAACCATCAataagctttttttttcttccctaaATGTTATGGATTACTTGCTAATGTTTGAAGGTGTCCTATCTAGTGATTGTTTGATAAaatcttttgtttctttctaaTGCTTCCAGTTACTCTCTGTTTGCCatagtttttaatttctttttgttttatgatCTTTTTATTGATCAACATATTACATATCTGCATCCTCTGCAGTCATCTATTCTTATTAGTTATCCTTAGCTTATGCTGTTGCGACAATGATGATTAagaatatataaaaacacaacACTTTCATTAATATTGTAAACCAAAAAGTTATTTGAGTCAAACATATAATTCTTGAGATATTGGGAAAATATGGTTCAAGTATTACctttttattgtaaaattttcatgAAAAAACTCAATTTTCCATTTCCAAATATTTAAGATATATTTACTTAAGAATCTTATACCTattaaaaaattgtcatttaaaTGTTAGGATATTAAACATATGTGCATGGTCTATTGCTTCTTATGCAGCATACTATAGTGACATTTGTGTTGGTGCAATCGCATGTCGGCTTGAGAAGAAGGAAGGTGGGGCTGTTCGTGTATACATCATGACCTTGGGTGTTTTGGCACCTTATCGTGGATTAGGTGTTGGTAAGCAGTCTATTTTAACATCTTGCTTATTGTATGCTTCATTTTCTACCCCCTAGAATAAATGAGGAGAAAAAGGTACTTTTGGTTACTAAGGTAGAAGTGTTTTGGTAAATTCACTCACTACGATATCAAGTGTAGTAAATGTACTCCTTAATTatccacaaaatagccactttgGGGGACTAAACTAGCTACCTTGGAGTATAATTAAGGGGTACATTTGTAACACTGATGTCTTAAGGACTGAATTTGTAAAGCGCTTATCATCTTAGAGATAAAGTGCttttttttcccaataaataaTTCTAGTCACATCAGCttaataaatcataaatgtGTTTACGAGTTTTTTTGCTGGATGACTCAACTCAAACTTTCTTGTTTTAGCCTCTATTTTGTTATCTTGCCAATCAAATTGGCTAAAATGCATCATGGGTTACTatagttttaaaaacttttatttaGCTCGAGTCTGCAGAAGTGCTCTcttaatgatattttttaagAACTAAGGGCAAGATTTGGTGAAGAATTAAGGAAAGAAAACAACAATGATTTTGAACTTTTCATTAGTACAAAATTAGTAACCGTAGTAAATATGGTTATGGTTTACATACATCTTGGGAAATTCAAGTTTTTGAGTTTAGTTGATTGTGGTTAATATTATTACTGCAGGTTCAAAGCTGTTAAATCATGTGCTTGATCTGTGTGCTAAGCAAAACATGAGTGAGATTTACTTGCATGTCCAGACAAATAATGAGGATGCCATCAAATTCTACAAGAAATTTGGGTTTGAGATTACAGAGACCATCCAAAACTATTACACAAACATCACTCCACCAGACTGCTATGTTGTAACCAAATTCATCACTCCATCCGAGGCGAAGAAATAACTCAACTCAACTCATTCGGTCAAGCTTCAGTTTTTCCAGTGCCCATGTTTCTGAAACttgttattactattattgGCAGTGTGCTTTTCATGAATCCCATGGGAATGccattgatttgtttttttgaacTCTTGAGTGCAagaaaatgatagtctaaagaGTTATTAATGTACTACTGTAAGAGAAACACAATTTTGTTCAATTCAAGACAATTAATTATTAGATTTTCCGCATCTCTAATGCAAGATGCAAATCTATGTTTTATACACAGTTTTATCTACATAAACACCACTTTGATGAGATAGATCACTATTTTTATACACAAGTATTATTTGTTCCACATATTTACTtactcaattatatatattcactaaCAACAAACATGCTTCAACATCTCATCACTGTGATAGTGTGACGGCTGGCTGGCTGTTCAGTAAGCCACGCCGCCAGAGAAAGCATCTCCGTCATGAAGCAAAGACTCTGTCAACCAGTAGCCATCCCAAGAACCACCAACCCTCTGTCAGTCAGAAGCCACTTGTCAAATACTATCATCAGCAGTTcagcgcaaaaaaaaaaaaaaaaaaaaaaaggatctaTTCATATGTATGTAAAATGCATGGAAGACGACTTCTTGTCTATTCATATGTATGTAAAATGCATGGAAGACGACTTCTTGTGGATTAGAGAGATGGGAGCATTTGGCCATTTGatgttgatggatatcaagctcCCTCCCAATATATTGCTTATGACCCAGATGACCGACCGAATTTGAAGCCAAAACCCTAAACAATAACATATGAACTGAAGTTTGATTTAAATAGGATAGGAGCAAAGCAAAAACCTGAACCATGGTAAATTGGAAGGTTTCTTCCTCCTCAGGTCGAGATCCCCGGACCCAAACCCTCTGCTTATACTGATTCTATGACATGCATATATTCAGAAAGTAGAACCACCATTAGATGATCATCTTTGTATCAGTTTAGTTACCATAAAAATCATGGTCATCAATGATGACAGGAATGTCAAACTTTTCATACCTCATTAACTTGCAAACTACTCAAAATTTTCCTCTCCCGATGCCCAAGCAGAATCCTATAGGTTGAATGGTGAAAAATCCGTCTGAATCGTTCAAACTGCATGATGACACAGCAGTCCAATGCAAAACAAGTTACCCAaacaaatcatttctttctttctttctttcttttgttctAGAGTGCAGTTATTCTGTCAAAAGACTTTTTTTGAATGCATAGTTCCGTATAATCCCTTTATTACCAAAAAGGTATATAACACGATGTTGCGGTgagaatattataaatttactgACCTGTCCCAGATCAAAGAAGCGTCCAAAATATGTAGATCTTTCAAAAGGATCAAAGCCAGCAAACTacacaaaaaagtaaaaaagataataaaattgtCCAACTGGAGATCAGCAGCTCACACAAAAGACAGTAATATGTTTTAGTTCAAAATTGCACCCTGTACATGACTTCAATTCCGTAATCTTGACGGGGCTGGTCATTAAACATCAATGCATCAAGTTGGTACCGGACAGCATCTTCTGCGCTAAACTATTGAAAATACAGTAGTAAATGGATGCATTTAAGATCAAACAGAGATTTCTACAGTAACTGTTTGGAGTGGAAGTTACACACTTACACTTAGTCTCGGTCCAAAGGGCCTTTTTTGGCGTGATTCAAGCCTAAGGAAACAAATACTATAATTAGAATTCATACTTCCATATAACAGAAATAAAGTCAAAGTTAGGCCAAGAAAAAGGAAGACCATCTATTTGCTCCCAAAAGAAAAGTTAAAATCTAAAGAATGATTACTTAAACCAATTATcccaacattattttttattttccattttcagttTCACCAAAAAAAAGGTATTAACATCATATCTACACCGCAGATATAAACATAGGATTATCATTGAAGGATCTACACTTGAGTAAATGCATCCAAAGTGAgacaaaatttaagaaaacatcTAACTCAAACACCGGTGAGTATCTGTCTTAAATGGAGGTTATAGAGGAGCATGTTCTACATTTACACAAATGGCTCAGTACTATAAAAtccaaacatgccaattttgatCAGTTATTCCTCAAACCTCACATATTCACATTTTCTTGTGTTAgtaaaacaatacatattctAACTGATATGAGATTATAGGTTCCCAACATGAAGCAATTTACTCTATCCAAACAATGGAACAATGGCGCCATAATCCAATAATAATGACATAGCCTGCAGCATCCTTTCCATTATGTTTAGTGTCCTATCAAGACTTTTATGGACCATTAAGTCTGAATTTTCATTTATAACCAATGGGAGATTCCATACCTCAGACCAAAATGGAGTACTTAGTTTATAATGTTCCTCAAGGTAAAGTTTTATGTTAttctttttgttaatttattttactaGCTACTGAAATCTCAATGAATttatgataataaaataattcatctaGCATTATCACAAGCCTAATTTACTTGTTCattagaataaataaatagttataaaaacaaaagaaatcaaTTCCAgtactcagaaaaaaaaaaccattttatccgcaaaattaaaataaaaataatttagacTGAGAGCTTCAacatttggttttgttttcaTTCCCTTATAAATTATCCAATTTTTGAACATATATTCAGAAcataaaaatgatcaaaatacgtcaaaactacaaaaataatacatatacataagtGTGTGTACCAATCAGCTGAGAGGAAGTCAGGGACATCCGCAGAAGCACTGATACGAGAGCTGAAACGTTTGGCGGAGCTGAAGGGCTTGGAGAAGAGGGACGGAGACTGCGGGTTCGAGGAGGGCAGTAACGAGCAACACGACATCGTATGCTCCGACCAGTTCTTTCCGCTACACTGGTGTAGACGATTTTTTCCCCTCAAatttatttgcattttttttaacgtaaacacataattaaaagagttaatttcataaataatgtTTTGACTATtaacttttatcaatttttgtttttaacttttaatttgaccaaaattagtcccttaactattgattttgtattaattttggtcattttattaaatctatattaaataggtgttaaaattaaaaataaaaatgtaaatatcaaatatttaaacttttattcTTCACTTTGTTTTCTCTCCTGCatcgcaagattatatagggaacaatgtgagtcaatatatatataatttgttacattttatgttaaattgtttcaagtaatcaaaattttttcctgtattttatttttgatttttttggtttattgcaatgtaatatatactctataacaattttttttttttttttttttgtaaattctctaactggatgtggagtgttattgtatattttattattgtatttgattttttttctttatttgatagcaaaaatggtagaaaagggCACCActatgttaaatttttatttttttttactttattttgtgttaattttttattgttctaATTTGCCATTTTTCTAACATTGTGAATTAGCCTATGCATCAACAATAATTAACAACATTGAAATATATTGACCAATTAGAATGTTAAACTATGATTTTCAATTATATTCATAGTTGAACAAAATGTAACATTGTGAATTAGCATGTACATCaacaaagtgaaaaaaaaaggttaaaatatttgattttacatttttgccttcaattttaacatctatttaacatagatttaacagaatgactaaatcaatagttaagagaccaactttggtcaaattaaaagtcaagaacaaaaattggtaaaagtcaatagatgaaggaccatttttggaattaactctaattaaaataaataaatcaatagaGCACTGCATAACGTATATGGCACTTTagtgcttatttatttattataaatttatgtgaTTTTAATTTCGCCTGACTAATCTTAAACTCACAGGACTTTAGAGTCACTATAGACTAAATCGTGAGTTACGCAATCAACCACATTGCCGCCTTCAGTTGTATCATCAAATTAGGCAAAGAACCACGATGTAATCACattattaaaaagtaatttCATTAAAAAGGGGCAATATTGACCGAGTccttatttacaaaatatttaagacttgtattttattaggaaactcttCATCTTCAGTGCACCAAATGGGAATAGTCATCATCTTCCTCAGCCGAT from Ipomoea triloba cultivar NCNSP0323 chromosome 6, ASM357664v1 includes:
- the LOC116022925 gene encoding uncharacterized protein LOC116022925, which produces MSCCSLLPSSNPQSPSLFSKPFSSAKRFSSRISASADVPDFLSADWLESRQKRPFGPRLSFSAEDAVRYQLDALMFNDQPRQDYGIEVMYRFAGFDPFERSTYFGRFFDLGQFERFRRIFHHSTYRILLGHRERKILSSLQVNENQYKQRVWVRGSRPEEEETFQFTMVQRVGGSWDGYWLTESLLHDGDAFSGGVAY
- the LOC116022926 gene encoding N-alpha-acetyltransferase 50 translates to MGREMAISLDGVRDKNLMQLKKLNTALFPVRYNDKYYADALSSGEFTKLAYYSDICVGAIACRLEKKEGGAVRVYIMTLGVLAPYRGLGVGSKLLNHVLDLCAKQNMSEIYLHVQTNNEDAIKFYKKFGFEITETIQNYYTNITPPDCYVVTKFITPSEAKK